The Limanda limanda chromosome 21, fLimLim1.1, whole genome shotgun sequence genome contains the following window.
TACGATTACACACCAACCACGACGCGTGCGTGGTCATCTGTCCTGATCTAGAAACAGCCCTCTAGAAACTAGCTCGAAATCTAATTTTACTTtatgcagacaaacacactatCATGCTAGAAGAGCCCCTGacttacttacacacacacacgcacgcacacacacacccaagcaCGCAACTTCTCGACTATTGTGTTTCTCCGTTGTGTTTATGCAGGGTCCTTCTCTCACCCTACTTTTTAAAAACGCGAGCCATTTGGATTCTCAGTACATGAGCTGCAAAATGGAGGTAAGATCAGAGCTGGTGTGAGATTTACAGTACTTGGTGCACTTGCAGAGAGcagccaaagagagagagagagagagagggcagagaggGGAGAGTAATACAGTAGATGCTCACAATACCACAGTTTCATTGGAGTCTTTAATGCACGAGAGCATTCAGGAATATTTGGACGACACATCCATGTTTGTCGTTAAGTGTCTGTgaacctgctgcagccacaACGGTCCCTTTTTCCATGACTTCATCGCTCTATTAATATAACATATCCTCTGCCTCCGGTTCTCCGACGCTCCAGCTCCGCAGCGCTGTGTTAATCTCCCCCACCCTCGATCCTGACCTTACCTAGAAGTGGGGGACATGACAGAACTGAAACCGGATCAGCATCTACGAGTAACTCCGACCTTCTCTAACCTTGCCCTCCGCTAAGGGACTGAGGTTATTATTGCTGGCCTCTCTATTGCTAACTGTGCTGCTGCGGTGCTGCAATGCTAGAGCAGTCTGTGACGAGCAGGTCCACCACCGTGTTGCCGGTGACATACACAGTGGGTGCTGTCCCCATGTTGCTAAGGGAGATGGAGCTGCCGGCAGCCACGTTAGAGTTGACGGGGCTCGGGGCACCGTGGTTGTTGCCATGGGTGCCCATGTGCCCCTGGAGCTGTGTGGGCGTCTTGCAGTGGATGCCACACAAGTGGCAGACGAGTACGCCGCCGGAGGCTGTGCCGCCAAAGCCCCCCGGACTGTCTTTCCACTCCTGGCCGTGGTGCTTCTGGGCATGGACACGGAGGTACGTCAGCGTGGTGAAGCctgacggaggagaggagagagagagagagagaacaacagagTTATTTCAGCAAAGAGAAGTTGATGTAAAAAGTGATAAACTGATGACTGATCATTAATGTAAGcaaaaagcaaaagcaaaaaatTCAAGtgattttaaagtgaaacacaCCATTTACATCTCATATCCAAAGTTCCTGCCAGTTTCTATTAAAGtgaagactttttaagaccatgAGTGAAATTTAAGTCTCATTTCATGTATGATGGAACATCAGAGTCACATAACTGGAGATTAGGTGAAGTAGTGAGTAGAGAACAACTCTCCTTATGCCACTAAATCTGTCAAACTACAGATCAAGACAGAAGGTTTCTATAATCTTTACCACAACAAAGCTGAGTGCACTGAGATCAAGTCTGGTCGGGCTGTTTGTAGACTCAGTGATCAGTTCCACATCGGTCTTGTTTGTGGTTTTATACAGAGTTTAATATCTCCATCATTGACAAAGATCAACAACACAGACGTCACTCTTTGACATAAAGCaacgacaggaagtggaaaatACAGGTTGAATACTGTGTGTTATGCACTGCTTTCTTTTTCCATCATTATTGCATTTTTAGAAATCGTCAGTAGGGAGACAACAgacatttttttcctgttcaGCGTCAAAACTAATAACTACAGTGTCGCCAAACTGCCTGTATGAATTTCCACATACACAAATGAATCCTATCTGTGTGGACTTACTGCGGTTACACAGGTGGCAGGCGTGGTGCTGCGACTGGTTGTGCACCCTCATGTGATCCGTGATGTAAGCAGCAGACAGGAGCTTCCCACAGATGTGGCAGGGGACCTTCTCCTCGTGGCGAATCATATGAGCACGCAATCGATCCTTCGTGGCAAAGCTGGACTCACAGGTctgcaaaatttaaaaaataataaaatcgaTGAGGGTTTagaaacaaaaatgcaaaacatgtgAATTCACTTAAacagatgaaattaaaaaagtcCAGAGACTCCACAGATAAGTGGATTAGTAATATATAAGCCATTCACTTGAATGACAGAATGGACTGAAAGGGATGCTGTGTACAGAGAGCACGTTACAGACGGTGGAGGTGACGTACCGGGCATTTGAAAGGTCGCTCTGAGGAGTGCACCTGTCGGACGTGACTGTTCAGGTGGTCCGgcctggggagagagagagagagagagagagagagagagagagagagagagagagagagagagaggagacatatTAGATCAGGTCAACACTGCACAAGTTAATTTCAGGCGTCTGCTGTGTCACCGATGGGAACATTTGTGTGAAATGCCAGAGAAATAAAGTCCTTTCTCTGGCAACATAACAACCTTGGTATCGGCCACCAAAAAtccatattgttttgttttttttcgtgGATCCCTCGAGCCCATTGGGTTCACACAAaaattttaaaatgatattgaGGTAATAACAAGCAATAACCATGCGTGTCTAGGACCGAGTCACTCCTGAGCTGCTCTCTACTCCAAAAGCTTATTTAAACCATTAAAGAAGTTTAATAAAGTGGATTTGTCTTTTAATACCAAAGATTTAAACTTCAGTTAATCCCAGATTCAGTATCTTTAACACTTTAGGATCTGATATCCCAACAAGAgtctaaataaaacatatttaaggACAGGTTAGATAATGgttattgatattttacagGCAACAAGTGAGAGGCATCACCTGGAGAAAGCCTTGCCACAGTGGGGGCAGACGTAGGGTTTTTCCACTCCACCCTGGTGGGAGCGCACGTGGTGGCTCATGCGGTCCTTCCTCTTGAAGCGCTGCTGGCAGATGGGACAGTGGAACGGCTTCTCGTCCGAGTGCGACAGGCGGTGGCGGTTGAGGTGGTAGACGTCGCGGAAGGCCTTCCCGCACGTCTCGCAGGCGTGGTTCTTCCTCACCGGGTTGGGGTTGGGATTCGAGGGCCGCtgaggcagaaacacacaaagagataCACACACTACAGAGTTTAGATTGGGAGGCATTTTTATAACCAtattagggctgctcgattatggaaaaaatcataatcacgattattttggacaaaaacgaaatcacgattattcaaacgattattaatatttgcccttattttttttaaatgactaaccggaagtaccagtcacttccagttccggtaaacacctattacggctgcgtgtcttatttctccgtgaaaccatgcaggatatcggtgcctggttAGTCAAatccttaatgatggcaaccctaacactctccataaaaacactatgtaactgagaactttgaaatttcctctcaatattaaatgccaaataatcgtttcaactcgattatagtagtttggagatcgtttgatccaataatcgtaatcacgattatatttcgattaattgagcagccctaacCATTATCtataaaaaacaagtttaagaTCTGACAGTTGATTCACGAGCTAAGATTGTCTACTTCCTGTTGGATGTGAAGTCTGCgttcacactgtgtgtgtaacagagaACATGCAGGggagcgtgggggggggggggagcttcTAGCACGGTGTTTCTCAAACTGGGGACCAGAGCCAAACACTGGGATGGAATTTACTGGTCCCTGAATGAATTAATGCACATCCATATTTATCCAATTCTAACACACAGGAGAATTGTCTGTTAAAACAGCCGGTGACGTGCTGTCCAGGACCCGAGACAGAGGACGGGTTAACCGTCCCTGTGGCCGGGCAGCTTAAGAAACATTGTGCTTGAAGGTTTGGGGTTGTCGACAGCCATCTCCACAAGGCCCTGACCCACCTGTACTGTCGCCCCTGTGGCCATGAcgacagcagcaggaggcggagcatGGGGGTTAACACTAGCCATTAGGTTTGGCATGGCAACCCCTTCACCATCCTGACTACCCAGGGGAGGCTGCTGTGCACCCACCAGCACGCCGGGAGGGGCGAGAGGGAGTGGCGCGGAGAGGTGGAGCAGGGAGAGGGGAACAGTGGGCCTCTCCGTCCTCCCTCCGGCCCCCACCGCCATCGCCGACGGGGCCGCCACCGCCACCTGGCAGGCTGCTCCCTCCTTTGCCCCCTCCGCCTGCGCTCTGGCCCTGTCCTTCATGCGTACCCCAGTGTGGACCGACTGGTGCCGCCGCAGGTTGTAGTTGTTCTTGAACTGCTTGTTGCAGATGGCACAGATGTGGGGCACGCGGGTCGGCCGAGACACTGGCTTCACTGGACCGGGGGGGGCGGGAGacaagacacagagagaagagtaAATACAACCATAGTATactatattatctattgtatagtcaaatacttatatttatacctctactatatatcatatcatattatatcgtactctttgtatattcttgtatatacacatatttatacatgtgtacatgttattattattatatttactattattattttgtatactgttgctgccattattactatatactgctattatattggtataattactatcatatataaatatatattatgttatattatatactatactgtatatactgtactatttttatatagtgtctaacaataacataaccatcatatcatcagtactattaccatcatcttgccactgcaccttatctacctatttatcttgtgtttctgtttttattctttctacctcaatattttttattttattctattgtattgtattttattgtattcaaatataccggctgctatgacgacttaatttcccttcgtggatgaataaagtaatctatctatctatctatctatctatctatctatcatgaCAACACATTGTGCTCTGGAAAATGTTTCActattgtttaaaatgttaagaTTAAGCAGCTAAATGACAAATAGAATCTGTGATCTCTGTGTGTTATTCAGAGCCAAGAGAACTGTGAGGTATTTTTGCTTAAAATAACTCAATGACGACGAATCAATAATTTAATGTCTATAATTAACTAATTGTCTCAGGCTGAATCTACTAGGTAACAAGGCTTCATTTCGTTTTGGACAAACCATTATTACCTGTGAATATTCAAATATTGTATATTCAGTGTGGATGCGTATTAGCAATAAAATTGACAGAAGCTAATAGCAGTTACTACACTCTCAGGGTATCTTACAGATGTTTAACCATCACTGTCAAATCTGAAATATGTgtgtcaaatattaaatattaatgacaaaaaaaacaatttgggtCATCTATGTATTTAGAGGAAAAACATAGCTGATCTCAGATTAAAATAATTTGACTGTAGTTTTAAATTTAAGTGAGTACAGATCTCTGTTATTATCAGATTAAATGAATTGTACACAGAGGaaagtcaaataaatacatttcacagtTAGATATTAAAGTGATTTTTAagagttagatagatagatagatagatagatagatagatagatagatagatagatagatagatagatagatagatagatagatagatagatagatagatagattactctattcatccccgaagggaaattaagtcgccatagcagccggtatatttgaatacaataaaatacaatacaatagaataaaataaaaaatattgaagaataaaaaacagaaacacaagataaataggtagataaggtgcagtggcaagatgatggtaatagtactgatgatatgatggtaatgttattgttagacagtatataaaaatagtacagtatatatagtatataatataacataatatatatttatatatgatagaaatagttataccaatataatagcagtatatagtaataatggcagcaacagtatatataataataataactataagatgtacacatgtataagtatgtgtatatagacttatatatacaaagaatatacagagagtatgatacaatatatgatttatagtagaggtataaatataagtattagATAAGAGTTTAGATCTTTGTTGCCATCTTGTGACAGTCTTCAATGGACGTGTGAGTTCAGGTTGTGGTTGTGGATGATGAatgtgttgctcagtgtgtcagtgtgttgctcagtgtgttactcagtgtgtgtctcagtgtgtgtctcagtgtgtggagGTGCAGGGTCCCTCACCGGGCAGGGGATCCTCATTGAGGGCAGCAGTGTCCACAGTAGAAGGAGGCTGTGCTATGTGCTCGGTGGGTGGGGTTTGGGGAGAACTCGTATGCACAGACATGAGCTCTGATTGGAGACTCCCCTCCACTTGGTTTTGGGTGGGAGTATGCTGTGGGAAGCAAAGGAGGAGAAGGCCATCACCCAAAAGTAAACACAAGTCACAGCATAATGTCGAGGGTGTGATAGAAGATGTGCAcggctgcaggacacacacacagtgatggacaGGCAGAGAAATGAGAAGCTCAGAGACAAGAGGGGGCCTGAGATTGCCCCCCACCCAGCCACCAGCTCGCTCGTCAAGCCTACCTGGAAGAGGAAATTGCTCCAAGCAGCATCCATTTTGCGCCACGGCGATGGGAGATTATAAAGTCAGTTCCTGATTGCGATCCTGTGCATGGTGCGACTGGGGCCCAGCGATGGATCCACGGCCTCCGGGGACTCGCTCCTGCAAAACGTGGATGAAGTGCTCTGCAGAAATGTGCGCTGTTCTCATGGAGGAGGCCTAGTGCTCCGACATGAACATGCACGCAGCTGTTGGGTAACCGTGTGCTCActgggaggtggtggtggtggtggtggtggtggagcaggCCTGGTCCTCCTTTCACTTTGCTTCCTAACTTTAATTCATCAAATCTCCCTGATCAAACCAACAGCTAAAAAACTTCCTTAAGATACACAAC
Protein-coding sequences here:
- the mazb gene encoding myc-associated zinc finger protein; its protein translation is MDAAWSNFLFQHTPTQNQVEGSLQSELMSVHTSSPQTPPTEHIAQPPSTVDTAALNEDPLPVKPVSRPTRVPHICAICNKQFKNNYNLRRHQSVHTGVRMKDRARAQAEGAKEGAACQVAVAAPSAMAVGAGGRTERPTVPLSLLHLSAPLPLAPPGVLVGAQQPPLGSQDGEGVAMPNLMASVNPHAPPPAAVVMATGATVQRPSNPNPNPVRKNHACETCGKAFRDVYHLNRHRLSHSDEKPFHCPICQQRFKRKDRMSHHVRSHQGGVEKPYVCPHCGKAFSRPDHLNSHVRQVHSSERPFKCPTCESSFATKDRLRAHMIRHEEKVPCHICGKLLSAAYITDHMRVHNQSQHHACHLCNRSFTTLTYLRVHAQKHHGQEWKDSPGGFGGTASGGVLVCHLCGIHCKTPTQLQGHMGTHGNNHGAPSPVNSNVAAGSSISLSNMGTAPTVYVTGNTVVDLLVTDCSSIAAPQQHS